TCCGAATTTCCGGCTAGAACTAGTTCGGGATAGCCATTACTGGTTTATGCACTTTTATTTTCCTCATTATGTCACCTATCCGACCGCAGATTTCCAAAAGGAAATATTCCAGCTTACTGAATCCTCAGATAGAACGGTGGTGATCACGGCCTTCCGTGGCTCGGCGAAATCAACAATCTGTACCCTCTCATATGCTATTTGGGCAATTCTCGGAAAGCAGGGAAAGAAGTTCGTAATAATGACCAGCCAAACTCAGCGCCAAGCTCGTCAGCATCTGATGAACTTGAAACGGGAGCTAGAGAGCAACCCCTTACTTTTGCGAGATTTAGGCCCCTTTCATGAGGAGCAAGATGAGTGGGGTGGATACTCTTTGGTGATCACTAAATATGGGGCAAGGATTACCGCGGCATCCTCCGAGCAAAGTATAAGAGGACTGCGCCACATGAACTATCGGCCAGATCTGATAATTGCCGACGATATCGAGGACTTACAATCAACGAGAACTAAAGAAGCGCGCGACAAGACTTACGACTGGCTGTTGGGCGACGTAATCCCAGCCGGTGATCAAAATACCAAGTTGATTATCGTGGGAAATCTTCTTCACGAGGATTCAGTAATGATGCGGCTGAAGTCGAGTATTGAGGAAGGGAAAATCGATGGAGTTTTCCGGGCGTACCCGATAATCGGTGAGGGCAATAAAATCCTTTGGCCTGGAAAATACCCGACGCTGGAAGCAGTGGAAAATGAAAAACGCAAAACAGGAAACGAGTCGGCTTGGAATCGGGAATACTTGTTACGGATCGTCAGCGATTCAGAACGAGTCGTTCATCCCGAATGGATTCAGCATTATAAAGAGCTGCCCGATAAAGATCATTTGCGCTATACCGCAACAGGAGTTGATCTGGCTATATCGCTAAAAGAAACCGCTGACCGCACAGCAATGGTTTCGGCAAATATTTATGGCTATGGCGAGGATCTTAAAATCTACATCCTTCCCAATCCCATCAATGAGCGGCTGACATTTCC
This is a stretch of genomic DNA from bacterium. It encodes these proteins:
- the terL gene encoding phage terminase large subunit, encoding MENQLPNKPEEIIQRMINDPNFRLELVRDSHYWFMHFYFPHYVTYPTADFQKEIFQLTESSDRTVVITAFRGSAKSTICTLSYAIWAILGKQGKKFVIMTSQTQRQARQHLMNLKRELESNPLLLRDLGPFHEEQDEWGGYSLVITKYGARITAASSEQSIRGLRHMNYRPDLIIADDIEDLQSTRTKEARDKTYDWLLGDVIPAGDQNTKLIIVGNLLHEDSVMMRLKSSIEEGKIDGVFRAYPIIGEGNKILWPGKYPTLEAVENEKRKTGNESAWNREYLLRIVSDSERVVHPEWIQHYKELPDKDHLRYTATGVDLAISLKETADRTAMVSANIYGYGEDLKIYILPNPINERLTFPQTVDRIKLLSKVLGEGAQSHMYIEEVSYQRSLIEQLNREGYHAEGVKLHGQDKRSRLALTTAMIQNGQIVFPEKGAEDLIQQLTGFGVERFDDLADAFSLLVLKTTTETHAEPNITWIDLGPPRGWQSF